The following are encoded in a window of Shewanella psychrotolerans genomic DNA:
- the rsgA gene encoding small ribosomal subunit biogenesis GTPase RsgA — MSKKKPLSQGQRRRMRANHEKRLQRKDAGDTAPELQDSSLGPELLGTVISRFGQHADIETEDGQLVRCNIRRNIESLVTGDKVIVRLANETTATIAGVVEAVHPRHSSLSRPDLYDGIKIIAANIDQILIVSSVVPSFTTQIIDRYLVAAEDTGISPVIILNKIDLLSEAEAPQVEAALKRYQDIGYQVYQVSSIKGDGVETIKSLLKDKVSVFVGQSGVGKSSLINALLPDAELITGDVSSNSGLGQHTTTTAKLLHFPSGGDLVDSPGVREFALWHLPAERVGWCFIEFRDYIGTCKFRDCKHKNDPGCAITAAFEEGKISEDRYNNYHRIIDSLDEQRHARHFRNDND; from the coding sequence GTGAGCAAAAAGAAACCCCTAAGCCAAGGCCAACGCCGCCGTATGCGGGCCAATCACGAAAAGCGTTTGCAGCGAAAAGACGCTGGAGATACAGCTCCTGAATTACAGGATAGCTCACTCGGCCCAGAACTACTCGGTACTGTGATATCCCGTTTCGGTCAACACGCAGATATTGAAACCGAAGATGGCCAGCTCGTTCGCTGTAATATTCGCAGAAATATCGAAAGCTTAGTGACTGGTGACAAAGTGATTGTCCGTTTAGCTAACGAGACAACCGCTACCATAGCGGGTGTTGTCGAGGCAGTACATCCAAGGCACTCTTCGTTATCCCGGCCCGATCTCTATGATGGCATTAAAATTATTGCCGCCAACATTGACCAAATCTTAATTGTGTCATCGGTCGTGCCAAGTTTTACAACCCAGATAATCGACAGATACTTAGTTGCAGCAGAAGATACGGGTATTTCACCCGTTATCATTCTCAATAAAATCGATCTACTCAGTGAAGCCGAAGCTCCACAAGTTGAAGCTGCACTGAAACGTTATCAAGATATTGGCTATCAAGTATATCAAGTCAGTAGCATCAAAGGTGACGGCGTCGAAACCATAAAGTCACTATTGAAAGATAAGGTTAGCGTGTTTGTCGGCCAATCAGGTGTGGGGAAATCGTCATTAATTAACGCATTACTTCCTGATGCCGAGTTAATTACCGGCGATGTATCATCTAACTCAGGCCTAGGCCAACACACTACAACGACAGCTAAGTTATTACACTTCCCTAGCGGTGGAGACTTAGTCGACTCTCCAGGTGTTCGCGAGTTTGCATTATGGCATCTCCCTGCTGAACGCGTCGGCTGGTGTTTTATTGAATTTAGAGATTATATTGGCACTTGTAAGTTTAGAGATTGTAAACACAAGAATGATCCAGGATGCGCCATTACAGCCGCATTTGAAGAAGGGAAGATATCTGAAGACAGATATAATAACTATCACCGCATCATAGATAGTCTCGATGAGCAGCGCCATGCACGCCATTTCAGAAATGACAACGACTAA
- a CDS encoding DMT family transporter: protein MNTRSSSHTGLIELHIAVLLFGGTALFSKLIPLSALDITLLRCAVAAVILALIVKSTGTRLRLKTQKDYFIAVGLGVIVSLHWVTYFASMQLSSVAIGMIAFFTYPVMTVLIEPIFTGTKLKLADLISGVSVLCGVGLLIPEATLGNDVTLGIMIGIFSAMLFTARNLLHKRYFSEYSGPQAMFYQTAVAVPFLLPWHQADISAIENNVWWLILLLGVFFTAAPHALFTSALRQLSAKTVSLVSCLQPLYGAVLALLLLGEELALKTIIGGALVVITAIYETQQSRKAHRIAK from the coding sequence TTGAACACAAGATCAAGCAGCCACACAGGATTAATCGAGCTTCATATTGCCGTACTGCTCTTTGGTGGAACGGCATTATTCTCAAAACTGATCCCTCTTAGCGCACTCGACATTACCTTGCTGCGCTGCGCTGTGGCGGCCGTGATCTTAGCCCTTATCGTAAAAAGCACTGGCACTCGGCTTCGTCTCAAAACCCAAAAGGATTATTTCATTGCCGTTGGCTTAGGCGTCATCGTCAGCCTTCATTGGGTCACCTATTTTGCGTCGATGCAACTGTCATCCGTGGCTATTGGCATGATCGCCTTCTTCACCTATCCAGTAATGACGGTATTGATAGAACCTATTTTTACTGGAACCAAACTCAAGCTAGCAGATCTAATAAGCGGAGTCAGCGTTCTTTGCGGTGTCGGCCTACTGATACCAGAAGCAACACTAGGCAATGATGTCACTTTAGGGATCATGATCGGTATTTTCTCAGCCATGCTATTTACCGCACGAAATCTACTGCATAAACGCTACTTTTCAGAATATAGCGGCCCACAAGCCATGTTCTATCAAACTGCCGTTGCAGTGCCGTTTCTGCTGCCTTGGCATCAAGCTGACATCAGTGCTATTGAAAATAATGTATGGTGGTTGATTCTACTGTTAGGAGTATTTTTTACCGCAGCTCCCCACGCCTTATTCACCTCCGCGCTGCGTCAGCTTAGCGCTAAGACAGTGAGTTTGGTCTCCTGCCTGCAACCTTTATATGGGGCAGTATTGGCACTATTATTATTAGGCGAAGAGTTAGCCTTGAAGACTATTATCGGCGGCGCTTTAGTGGTTATCACAGCGATCTATGAAACCCAGCAAAGCCGTAAAGCACACCGAATAGCGAAATAG
- the asd gene encoding archaetidylserine decarboxylase (Phosphatidylserine decarboxylase is synthesized as a single chain precursor. Generation of the pyruvoyl active site from a Ser is coupled to cleavage of a Gly-Ser bond between the larger (beta) and smaller (alpha chains). It is an integral membrane protein.) gives MDKLKIALQYVMPKHLLSRLVGKLAAAELGAITTSAIKWFIKQYKIDMSEAAQSEPEAYSSFNAFFTRALKPGIRPLCQDDDYIVHPVDGAVSQCGPIKEGRIFQAKGHDYSSLALLGDQAEDAKRFEGGDFATIYLAPKDYHRIHMPIKGTLSKMTYVPGELFSVNPLTAENVPGLFARNERVVAIFETEIGPMAMVLVGATIVASIETVWAGTVTPPTGKQVFTWDYPTQGPEALTLDKGDEMGRFKLGSTVVMLFAKDALEKFADDVKPKAVTRMGQAFAKID, from the coding sequence GTGGACAAACTGAAAATTGCTTTGCAATACGTAATGCCAAAACACCTGTTATCACGACTTGTCGGCAAATTGGCCGCTGCTGAGCTAGGTGCCATAACGACTAGCGCCATCAAATGGTTTATCAAACAATATAAGATCGATATGAGCGAAGCAGCTCAAAGTGAACCTGAAGCGTACTCCAGTTTCAACGCGTTTTTCACTCGTGCCTTAAAACCTGGGATCCGTCCATTGTGTCAAGATGATGATTACATTGTTCACCCTGTTGATGGTGCTGTGAGCCAATGCGGTCCAATTAAAGAGGGGCGTATTTTTCAAGCCAAAGGACATGACTATTCGTCACTAGCACTGTTAGGCGATCAAGCGGAAGATGCCAAACGCTTCGAAGGTGGTGATTTTGCAACCATTTATCTAGCACCTAAAGATTATCATCGGATTCATATGCCAATTAAAGGTACCTTGTCGAAAATGACCTATGTCCCAGGCGAGTTGTTTTCGGTAAACCCGTTAACGGCTGAGAATGTGCCAGGACTGTTCGCTCGTAATGAGCGGGTTGTGGCCATATTTGAAACAGAAATTGGACCGATGGCGATGGTGCTGGTGGGTGCAACTATTGTCGCCAGCATAGAAACGGTATGGGCAGGTACAGTGACACCACCAACCGGTAAACAAGTGTTTACTTGGGACTATCCAACGCAAGGTCCAGAAGCCCTAACCCTAGACAAAGGCGATGAAATGGGCCGATTTAAACTCGGTAGCACAGTCGTGATGCTATTCGCAAAAGATGCGCTTGAAAAATTTGCTGACGATGTAAAACCCAAAGCTGTAACACGCATGGGTCAAGCCTTTGCAAAGATAGACTAG